A portion of the Candidatus Hinthialibacter antarcticus genome contains these proteins:
- a CDS encoding helix-hairpin-helix domain-containing protein, with product MNKSETLLALLLVTVLLCGVAWQNYRGAPKTAEVIIARQGGTPFDAAAQPVPTLSETAPVIPAAQPQPDAALAYLNRASKKEIEQLPGVGEVLAQRVLDFRATNGGFVRLEQLMEVSGIGAAKMEEIEAFLRQQALQPTPRPIPVFSPTVARRVPYEYPLFNRAQRNAKPSLNRVTMQQLQQVSGIGPQLAKAILLERQRLGGFKSWDEVDGVSNVGPSRLKALQDFFVLP from the coding sequence CGTGGCAGAACTATCGCGGCGCGCCCAAAACCGCCGAGGTGATTATCGCCCGCCAGGGCGGGACCCCTTTCGACGCCGCCGCGCAGCCCGTCCCCACCCTGAGCGAGACGGCGCCCGTCATTCCCGCCGCGCAGCCTCAACCAGACGCCGCGCTGGCCTATCTTAACCGTGCTTCCAAAAAAGAAATCGAGCAACTGCCCGGCGTGGGCGAGGTGCTCGCGCAACGGGTTCTTGATTTTCGCGCGACCAATGGCGGGTTTGTTCGGCTTGAACAATTAATGGAAGTCTCCGGCATCGGCGCCGCCAAGATGGAAGAGATCGAGGCCTTCTTGCGACAACAGGCGCTTCAACCCACGCCCCGACCAATCCCGGTGTTCTCGCCGACGGTCGCTCGCCGCGTTCCGTATGAATATCCACTTTTCAATCGCGCCCAGCGAAACGCCAAGCCGTCGCTCAACCGGGTGACGATGCAGCAATTGCAGCAAGTCTCCGGCATCGGCCCGCAGCTGGCCAAGGCGATTTTGCTGGAACGCCAACGGCTGGGCGGTTTCAAGTCCTGGGACGAAGTTGACGGCGTCTCGAATGTTGGCCCCTCGCGATTGAAAGCGTTGCAAGATTTTTTTGTCTTGCCGTAA